From Arvicanthis niloticus isolate mArvNil1 chromosome 22, mArvNil1.pat.X, whole genome shotgun sequence, the proteins below share one genomic window:
- the Apc2 gene encoding adenomatous polyposis coli protein 2 isoform X2, translating into MNRATGDPCMNGGMQDHRGSWSRTQTPGMIVALQELKMTSSMASYEQLVRQVEALKAENTHLRQELRENSSHLSKLETETSGMKEVLKHLQGKLEQEARVLVSSGQTEVLEQLKALQTDISSLYNLKFHAPALGPEPAARTPEGSPVHGSGSGPSKDSFGELSRATIRLLEELDQERCFLLSEIEKEEKEKLWYYSQLQGLSKRLDELPHVDTFSMQMDLIRQQLEFEAQHIRSLMEERFGTSDEMVQRAQIRASRLEQIDKELLEAQDRVQQTEPQALLAVKPVAVEEEQEAEVPTHPEDGTPQPGNSKVEVVFWLLSMLATRDQEDTARTLLAMSSSPESCVAMRRSGCLPLLLQILHGTETGSVGRAGTPGAPGAKDARMRANAALHNIVFSQPDQGLARKEMRVLHVLEQIRAYCETCWDWLQARDSGTESGTGDTPVPIEPQICQATCAVMKLSFDEEYRRAMNELGGLQAVAELLQVDYEMHKMTRDPLNLALRRYAGMTLTNLTFGDVANKATLCARRGCMEAIVAQLASESEELHQVVSSILRNLSWRADINSKKVLREVGSMTALMECVLRASKESTLKSVLSALWNLSAHSTENKAAICQVDGALGFLVSTLTYRCQGNSLAVIESGGGILRNVSSLIATREDYRQVLRDHNCLQTLLQHLTSHSLTIVSNACGTLWNLSARSPRDQELLWDLGAVGMLRNLVHSKHKMIAMGSAAALRNLLAHRPAKYQAAAMAVSPGTCVPSLYVRKQRALEAELDTRHLVHALGHLEKQGLPETETTSKKPLPPLRHLDGLVQDYASDSGCFDDDDAPSLAAAATTAEPASPAVMSMFLGGPFLQGQALARTPPVRQGGLEAEKEAGGEAVVAAKAKAKLALAVARIDRLVEDISALHTSSDDSFSLSSGDPGQEVPREGRAQSCSPCRGTEGGRREAGSRAHPLLRLKAAHTSLSNDSLNSGSTSDGYCTREHMTPCPLAALAEHRDDAVRGQTRPSRLDLDLPSRAELPARDTAATDARVRTIKLSPTYQHVPLLDGAAGAGVRPLVGPGTSPGARKQAWMPADSLSKVPEKLVASPLPVASKVLQKLVAQDGPMSLSRCSSLSSLSSTGHAVPSQGENLDDSDSSLDGLEEAGPGEAELDRAWCASGSTSLPVSIPAPQRGRSRGLGVEDATPSSSSENCVQETPLVLSRCSSVSSLGSFESRSIASSIPSDPCSGLGSGTVSPSELPDSPGQTMPPSRSKTPPAPPGQPETSQFSLQWESYVKRFLDIADCRERCQPPSELDAGSVRFTVEKPDENFSCASSLSALALHELYVQQDVELHLRPPACPERAVGGGGHRRRDEAASRLDGPAPAGSRARSAADKELEALRECLGAAMPARLRKVASALVPGRRALPVPVYMLVPAPARGDDSGTDSAEGTPVNFSSAASLSDETLQGPSRDKQAGPGERQKPTGRAAPARQARGHRPKAAGAGKNTEHTRGGSRNRAGLELPLSRPQSARSNRDGSCQTRTRGDGALQSLCLTTPTEEAVYCFYDSDEEPPATAPPPRRASAIPRALKREKPAGRKEILSRATQPATVPVRAQPRLIVDETPPCYSLTSSASSLSEPEASEQPASHPGGQEQGRKQDSSPSPRAGEELLQRCISLATPRRRTQVPGSRRRKPRVVKSDIRPTEIPQKCHEEVPGSDPASDLDSVEWQAIQEGANSIVTWLHQAAAKASLEASSESDSLLSLVSGQSAGSALRPSKLRKGRKPAAEAGGAWRPEKRGTASTKVSGSPRFPSCPEKAKGTQKMTAGESAMLRGRTVIYTASPASRAQAKGVSGPCTTPKKMGTSGTTQPETATKAPSPEQQRSRSLHRPGKISELAALSRPPRSATPPARFAKTPSSSSSQTSPASQPLPRRSPLATPTGGPLPGPGGSPVPKSPARALLAKQNKTQKSPVRIPFMQRPARRVPPPLARPSPEPGSRGRVRAEGTPGARGSPLGLVRVASARSSGSESSDRSGFRRQLTFIKESPGLLRRRRSELSSADSTASISQAASPRRGRPALPAVFLCSSRCDELRVSPRQPLAARRAPQAKPGLAPRAPRRTSSESPSRLPVRSSPGRPETVKRYASLPHISVSRRPESAVSVPTTQANATRRGSDGEARPLPRVAAPGTTWRRIKDEDVPHILRSTLPATALPLRGSSPEDSPAGTPQRKTSDAVVQTEDVATSKTNSSTSPSLESRDPPQAPGSGPVAPLGSDVDGPILTKPPASAPFTHEGLSVVMGGFATSRHGSPSRAARVPPFNYVPSPMAAATMTSDLAVEKAPVTSPASLLE; encoded by the exons ATGCTTCCTGCTGAGcgagatagagaaagaggagaaggagaagctgtGGTATTACTCTCAGCTCCAGGGCCTGTCCAAGCGCTTGGATGAGCTGCCACACGTGGACACG TTTTCGATGCAGATGGATCTGATTCGGCAGCAGCTGGAGTTCGAGGCCCAGCACATCCGCTCGCTGATGGAGGAGCGCTTCGGTACCTCGGACGAGATGGTGCAGCGTGCGCAG ATCCGGGCTTCGCGCCTGGAGCAGATTGACAAGGAACTGTTGGAAGCCCAGGACCGGGTGCAGCAGACGGAGCCCCAG GCTCTGCTGGCGGTGAAGCCAGTGGCagtggaggaggagcaggaggcagaAGTCCCCACGCATCCTGAGGATGGCACCCCTCAGCCTGGCAACAGCAAG GTGGAGGTGGTGTTCTGGCTTCTATCTATGCTGGCAACGCGCGACCAGGAAGATACTGCACGCACGCTGCTGGCCATGTCCAGCTCGCCAGAGAGCTGTGTAGCCATGCGCCGCTCTGGCTGTCTGCCACTGCTGCTCCAGATCCTTCACGGCACAGAGACCGGGTCTGTGGGGCGTGCAGGGACCCCTGGAGCGCCTGGTGCCAAAGATGCACGCATGCGCGCCAACGCGGCACTGCACAACATCGTTTTCTCCCAGCCGGATCAGGGCTTAGCACGCAAGGAGATGCGTGTGCTGCATGTGCTGGAGCAGATCCGAGCCTACTGCGAGACCTGCTGGGACTGGCTTCAGGCGCGGGACAGCGGGACAGAGAGTGGTACAGGAGACA CTCCTGTGCCCATTGAGCCTCAGATCTGCCAGGCTACTTGTGCGGTGATGAAGCTGTCGTTCGATGAGGAATACCGCCGGGCTATGAATGAACTAG GGGGGCTGCAGGCTGTGGCAGAGCTACTGCAGGTGGATTATGAGATGCACAAGATGACCCGGGACCCACTCAACCTTGCCCTGCGCCGCTATGCTGGCATGACCCTCACCAACCTCACGTTTGGAGACGTGGCCAACAAG GCCACACTGTGTGCTCGCCGAGGCTGCATGGAAGCCATTGTGGCTCAGCTTGCCTCTGAGAGTGAGGAACTGCATCAG GTCGTTTCCAGTATTCTGCGTAACCTGTCGTGGAGGGCGGACATCAACAGCAAGAAGGTGCTGAGGGAAGTTGGCAGCATGACCGCCTTGATGGAGTGTGTGCTGCGGGCCTCCAAG GAGTCCACCCTGAAGAGCGTGCTCAGTGCTCTGTGGAACCTGTCAGCACACAGCACAGAGAACAAGGCGGCCATCTGCCAGGTGGATGGCGCACTGGGTTTCCTGGTGAGCACCCTCACATACCGTTGCCAAGGGAACTCCCTGGCGGTCATCGAGAGTGGCGGTGGGATCCTGCGCAATGTGTCAAGCCTCATTGCCACACGGGAGGACTACAG GCAGGTGCTCCGTGACCACAACTGCCTACAGACACTGCTGCAGCACCTCACGTCTCACAGCTTGACCATCGTGAGCAATGCCTGCGGCACCCTCTGGAATCTGTCTGCCCGCAGTCCCCGCGACCAGGAACTCTTGTGGGACCTGGGGGCTGTGGGCATGCTACGAAACCTCGTCCACTCCAAACACAAGATGATCGCCATGGGTAGCGCGGCCGCTCTGCGGAACCTGCTGGCCCACCGACCTGCCAAGTATCAGGCCGCAGCCATGGCCGTCTCCCCAGGCACCTGCGTGCCCAGTCTGTATGTCCGCAAGCAGAGGGCTCTGGAAGCTGAGTTGGACACTCGGCACCTGGTGCATGCGCTCGGTCACTTGGAGAAGCAGGGTCTGCCGGAAACAGAGACTACTTCAAAGAAGCCCCTGCCACCCCTCCGCCACCTGGACGGGCTGGTGCAGGACTATGCCTCTGATTCTGGCTGCTTTGATGATGATGACGCACCATCCCTGGCTGCTGCGGCCACCACAGCTGAGCCCGCCAGCCCAGCAGTGATGTCTATGTTCCTTGGAGGTCCCTTCCTTCAGGGCCAGGCACTGGCCCGCACCCCACCTGTCCGCCAGGGTGGCCTAGAAGCCGAGAAGGAGGCTGGTGGGGAGGCGGTTGTGGCCGCCAAGGCTAAGGCCAAGCTGGCGTTGGCCGTGGCTCGGATCGACCGGCTGGTGGAGGACATCTCAGCACTGCACACTTCATCAGACGACAGCTTCAGTCTCAGTTCGGGGGACCCCGGGCAGGAGGTGCCAAGGGAGGGCCGTGCGCAATCCTGCTCACCATGCCGGGGCACTGAGGGTGGGCGGCGTGAGGCTGGCAGCCGGGCGCACCCTCTGCTGAGGCTCAAGGCGGCCCACACCAGCCTCTCTAATGACAGCCTGAACAGTGGTAGCACCAGCGATGGCTACTGTACTCGGGAACACATGACGCCTTGCCCACTGGCTGCGTTAGCCGAGCACCGCGATGACGCGGTACGTGGACAGACTCGGCCCAGCAGACTAGACCTGGACCTTCCCAGCCGCGCTGAGCTTCCTGCCCGGGACACAGCAGCCACCGATGCCCGAGTGCGCACCATCAAGTTATCCCCAACCTATCAGCATGTGCCACTGCTTGATGGGGCTGCTGGGGCAGGTGTCAGACCCCTCGTTGGACCAGGAACCTCCCCAGGGGCTCGGAAACAGGCGTGGATGCCTGCAGATAGCTTGAGCAAAGTCCCTGAGAAACTAGTGGCCTCCCCACTGCCCGTGGCTAGCAAGGTGCTGCAGAAGCTGGTGGCACAGGATGGGCCCATGTCCCTCTCCAGGTGcagttctctgtcctctctgtcttccACGGGCCATGCGGTCCCCAGCCAGGGGGAGAACCTTGACGACAGCGATTCGTCCCTGGATGGGCTTGAGGAAGCTGGTCCTGGTGAGGCCGAGCTGGACAGGGCGTGGTGTGCATCCGGGTCCACCTCTCTTCCCGTGTCCATCCCAGCCCCGCAGCGGGGGCGCAGTCGAGGTCTTGGGGTGGAAGATGCAACACCATCCAGCTCATCTGAGAACTGCGTCCAGGAGACGCCCTTGGTCCTGAGCCGCTGCAGTTCTGTGAGCTCCCTGGGCAGCTTCGAAAGCCGCTCTATTGCCAGCTCCATCCCCAGTGACCCATGCAGTGGGTTGGGCAGTGGCACAGTGAGTCCCAGCGAGCTGCCGGACAGCCCCGGGCAGACGATGCCACCAAGCCGCAGCAAGACGCCACCAGCACCTCCTGGGCAGCCTGAGACCAGTCAGTTCAGCCTGCAGTGGGAAAGCTACGTGAAGCGCTTCCTAGACATTGCAGACTGTCGGGAAAGATGCCAGCCACCCTCAGAGCTGGATGCAGGCAGCGTACGCTTTACAGTGGAGAAGCCAGACGAGAATTTCTCGTGCGCCTCCAGCCTCAGTGCACTGGCCCTACACGAGCTGTATGTCCAGCAGGATGTGGAGCTCCATCTGAGGCCACCAGCTTGTCCAGAACGTGCGGTGGGTGGTGGGGGCCACCGTCGGAGGGATGAGGCTGCCAGCCGCCTGGATGGGCCAGCACCAGCTGGTTCCAGGGCTCGCTCAGCGGCTGATAAAGAACTGGAGGCATTGCGTGAATGTCTGGGGGCAGCCATGCCTGCCAGACTCCGCAAGGTGGCCTCGGCCTTGGTGCCTGGCCGCCGCGCTCTGCCGGTCCCTGTGTACATGTTAGTGCCTGCCCCAGCTCGGGGTGATGACTCGGGCACTGACTCTGCAGAAGGCACACCCGTCAACTTTTCCAGTGCAGCCTCGCTCAGTGATGAGACCTTACAGGGACCCTCCAGGGACAAGCAGGCTGGGCCTGGGGAGAGGCAGAAACCCACAGGCCGAGCTGCCCCTGCCAGGCAGGCCCGTGGGCACCGGCCCAAGGCAGCAGGCGCTGGTAAAAACACAGAGCACACCCGGGGGGGCAGCAGGAACCGGGCAGGATTGGAATTACCCCTCAGCCGGCCCCAGAGTGCTCGGTCCAACAGGGATGGCTCATGCCAGACCCGGACCCGCGGAGACGGTGCCCTGCAGTCGCTATGCCTCACGACACCCACAGAGGAAGCTGTGTACTGCTTCTATGACTCTGACGAGGAGCCACCAGCCACGGCACCACCACCTCGGCGGGCATCCGCTATACCTCGGGCTCTTAAGCGGGAGAAACCCGCAGGCAGGAAGGAGATCTTATCCAGGGCGACACAGCCCGCCACAGTCCCTGTGAGGGCCCAGCCCAGGCTGATAGTGGATGAGACCCCGCCCTGCTACTCCCTGACTTCCTCAGCTAGTTCCCTCAGTGAGCCTGAGGCCTCTGAACAGCCGGCCAGCCATCCTGGAGGCCAGGAGCAGGGCCGTAAACAGGACAGCTCTCCCAGCCCACGGGCGGGGGAGGAGCTTCTGCAGAGGTGCATCAGCTTAGCCACGCCCAGGCGCCGGACCCAGGTCCCCGGCTCACGGCGTCGCAAGCCCAGAGTTGTGAAGTCAGACATAAGGCCCACTGAGATACCACAGAAATGCCATGAGGAGGTGCCTGGCTCTGATCCAGCCTCTGACCTAGACAGCGTTGAGTGGCAGGCTATCCAAGAGGGTGCAAACTCCATTGTCACCTGGCTGCATCAGGCAGCGGCCAAAGCCAGCCTGGAGGCTTCTTCTGAGTCTGACTCCCTCTTGTCTCTGGTGTCTGGGCAGTCAGCAGGCTCCGCTCTCCGGCCCTCCAAACTTAGGAAAGGGCGAAAGCCTGCGGCTGAGGCTGGGGGTGCCTGGCGTCCTGAGAAACGGGGCACAGCTTCCACTAAGGTCAGTGGAAGTCCCCGGTTTCCTAGTTGCCCTGAGAAGGCAAAGGGTACCCAGAAAATGACGGCAGGGGAGTCAGCCATGCTACGGGGACGGACAGTGATCTACACAGCCAGCCCAGCCTCCCGTGCTCAGGCCAAAGGTGTTTCTGGACCTTGTACCACACCTAAGAAGATGGGGACATCTGGTACCACTCAGCCGGAAACTGCCACCAAAGCCCCCAGTCCTGAGCAACAACGTTCACGCAGCCTCCACCGACCAGGCAAGATCTCTGAGCTGGCAGCCCTGAGCCGCCCGCCCAGGAGTGCTACCCCTCCTGCCCGCTTCGCCAAGACCCCGTCCTCAAGTTCTTCACAAACGTCCCCAGCTTCCCAGCCCCTGCCTCGGCGGTCCCCTCTGGCCACTCCAACAGGAGGGCCTCTGCCTGGCCCTGGGGGTTCCCCAGTGCCCAAGTCACCAGCCCGGGCCCTTCTGGCTAAGCAAAACAAGACCCAGAAGTCACCTGTGCGGATCCCGTTCATGCAAAGGCCAGCCAGGCGAGTGCCACCTCCACTGGCCAGGCCATCCCCAGAGCCTGGGTCCAGGGGCCGAGTTAGGGCTGAAGGGACTCCCGGGGCACGTGGCAGCCCCCTGGGCCTGGTGCGTGTGGCCTCAGCCCGCTCCAGTGGCAGTGAGTCCTCTGATCGCTCAGGCTTCAGAAGGCAGCTGACCTTCATCAAGGAATCCCCAGGTCTCCTTCGTCGCCGCAGGTCGGAGCTGTCGTCTGCTGACTCCACGGCCTCCATCTCTCAGGCTGCTTCACCCCGTCGTGGACGGCCTGCTCTCCCTGCTGTCTTCCTCTGCTCCTCCCGTTGTGATGAGCTGCGGGTATCCCCACGGCAGCCCCTGGCAGCACGGAGGGCCCCGCAGGCCAAGCCAGGTCTCGCCCCACGTGCGCCCCGACGCACCAGCTCTGAGAGCCCCTCACGCCTGCCTGTGCGGTCGAGCCCTGGGCGGCCTGAGACGGTCAAGCGGTATGCATCCCTGCCACACATTAGTGTGTCCCGCAGGCCTGAGAGCGCCGTCTCTGTGCCTACCACCCAGGCCAACGCCACTCGCCGGGGAAGTGATGGTGAGGCCAGGCCGCTGCCCAGGGTGGCTGCGCCTGGTACAACCTGGCGTCGTATCAAAGATGAAGATGTCCCCCACATCCTGCGCAGCACACTGCCTGCCACTGCCCTGCCTCTCAGGGGCTCATCGCCCGAAGACAGTCCTGCTGGAACTCCACAACGCAAGACCAGTGACGCAGTGGTACAAACAGAAGATGTGGCCACCTCTAAGACCAACTCCAGCACATCACCCAGCCTGGAGAGCAGGGATCCCCCACAGGCCCCAGGCAGTGGCCCTGTTGCTCCACTGGGCAGCGATGTGGATGGACCAATACTCACCAAGCCTCCTGCCTCGGCACCCTTCACCCACGAGGGTCTGAGTGTTGTCATGGGCGGCTTTGCCACCAGCAGGCATGGCTCTCCCAGCAGGGCTGCACGGGTTCCCCCCTTCAACTATGTGCCCAGCCCTATGGCAGCGGCCACAATGACCAGTGACTTGGCAGTGGAGAAAGCCCCTGTCACCTCTCCAGCCAGCCTCCTGGAGTAG